One Acidobacteriota bacterium genomic window carries:
- a CDS encoding methyltransferase domain-containing protein: MVLHLLTAAGCCPLVKFVANFNFGCVIRHMHLSTNVYVNDVLGQGGFCTSNARSRLRPSHPRIVEWDIPPAHLTRPGQNADYNHQPCVSGRFLEPGCQDQPIRWYHVSAWEQERRHLAKTWRRLNREELKMIEILIKNIAAYKSSLAEAMKGVQSFKTFALEAASDFQNIASVAPSSRHLARAMLEGLSINEARTVVELGAGTGAITRVLLEALPARATLLAFEINPEFISHMEKRFSDPRLVLLNTPAENLGDELRQRGLIRIDAVISSLSLRFMPDHRQRILQEALAPFMDERSVYTQYQYVHGMRWENGKALRHSSLPFLREYFGSIQCRTVWRNLPPAYVFTCRQRFRDRRAHQVRTIGNARKAGSLAGEQA; this comes from the coding sequence ATGGTCCTCCATCTCCTCACCGCGGCCGGCTGCTGCCCACTGGTTAAATTCGTTGCGAACTTTAATTTCGGCTGTGTTATCCGTCATATGCACCTTTCGACAAACGTATATGTAAATGATGTCTTAGGGCAGGGTGGCTTCTGCACCTCTAACGCCCGGTCCCGGTTGCGGCCGTCACACCCGCGTATAGTGGAATGGGATATTCCCCCGGCCCATCTCACACGCCCTGGGCAGAATGCCGATTATAACCACCAGCCGTGTGTGAGCGGAAGATTTCTGGAGCCGGGTTGCCAAGATCAACCCATCAGGTGGTATCATGTTTCAGCCTGGGAGCAGGAACGCCGTCATCTGGCGAAAACATGGAGAAGGTTGAACAGAGAAGAGCTGAAGATGATTGAAATCTTGATAAAGAATATCGCGGCATACAAGAGTTCACTTGCTGAAGCAATGAAGGGAGTCCAAAGCTTCAAGACGTTTGCTCTGGAAGCCGCAAGCGATTTTCAGAATATCGCATCTGTCGCTCCGAGTTCGCGCCACCTGGCCCGCGCTATGCTGGAAGGCCTGTCCATCAACGAAGCGAGGACCGTGGTCGAACTTGGAGCAGGCACCGGCGCCATCACACGGGTCCTCCTGGAAGCTCTTCCTGCGCGGGCCACTCTCCTGGCGTTTGAAATCAATCCGGAATTCATCAGCCATATGGAGAAGCGTTTTTCCGACCCCCGCCTGGTGCTGCTGAACACGCCGGCAGAAAATCTTGGAGATGAATTGCGCCAGCGTGGTTTGATACGAATTGACGCCGTGATCTCTTCCCTCTCGCTCAGGTTTATGCCAGACCACCGCCAGCGTATTCTGCAAGAGGCCCTCGCTCCTTTCATGGACGAAAGAAGCGTCTACACTCAGTACCAGTACGTGCATGGCATGCGTTGGGAGAACGGAAAAGCCCTGCGACATTCTTCTCTGCCGTTCCTGCGCGAGTATTTTGGCTCCATCCAGTGCCGCACCGTCTGGCGCAACCTGCCGCCTGCGTATGTATTCACCTGCCGCCAAAGATTCAGGGACAGACGGGCCCACCAGGTCCGGACAATTGGAAACGCCCGCAAGGCAGGCTCACTGGCTGGGGAACAGGCCTGA
- a CDS encoding undecaprenyl-diphosphate phosphatase — protein MHWVYVVILSAVQGLAELLPISSSAHVIVVAKLLHENMSTPANALLLVMLHTGTMFAVIIYFWRQWVDTFFSSWAAFWRFVSMVFVACFLSGIIAFPLMVLVGQVLKQGTHAAEIETLFNKLNWISPALAAAGLLILWAGLREARNPLNQAGERPREVSWPQAIIMGILQGVAIPFRGFSRSGSTISGGLLAGGGRRQVESFSFAIVVAITPLAVAREFHRLLRADALAGIHLNLASALAPSLLGMVCAFIAGLLALKWLSHWLEQGRWYWFGIYCLAVSVFVMALYLRGW, from the coding sequence ATGCACTGGGTTTACGTGGTGATTCTCTCCGCAGTCCAGGGGCTGGCGGAACTCCTTCCAATTTCCAGTTCGGCCCACGTGATTGTCGTCGCCAAACTGCTCCATGAAAACATGTCCACTCCGGCCAACGCCCTGCTGTTGGTGATGCTGCATACGGGCACCATGTTCGCCGTAATCATTTATTTCTGGCGACAGTGGGTGGACACCTTCTTTTCATCCTGGGCAGCTTTTTGGCGGTTTGTGAGCATGGTTTTCGTGGCCTGTTTCCTGAGCGGCATCATAGCGTTCCCACTGATGGTGCTGGTTGGGCAAGTGTTGAAACAAGGTACGCATGCCGCCGAGATCGAAACCCTGTTCAATAAGCTTAACTGGATTTCTCCGGCACTCGCTGCCGCCGGCCTCCTGATCCTCTGGGCCGGTTTGCGTGAGGCGCGCAACCCCCTCAACCAGGCGGGAGAACGTCCGCGCGAAGTTAGTTGGCCGCAGGCCATCATCATGGGGATCCTGCAGGGTGTCGCCATACCTTTTCGGGGATTTTCCCGCTCCGGATCCACCATCTCAGGCGGCCTGCTGGCCGGCGGGGGTCGCAGACAGGTGGAATCATTCAGCTTCGCCATTGTGGTGGCTATAACACCCTTGGCGGTTGCCCGCGAATTTCACCGGCTGTTGCGCGCCGACGCTCTCGCAGGAATACATCTCAACCTGGCCTCGGCCCTGGCACCCAGCCTCCTGGGAATGGTGTGCGCTTTCATAGCCGGGCTGCTGGCCCTTAAATGGCTTTCCCATTGGCTGGAGCAAGGACGCTGGTATTGGTTTGGAATTTACTGTCTTGCGGTATCCGTCTTTGTCATGGCGCTCTATTTGCGCGGATGGTAA
- a CDS encoding class I SAM-dependent methyltransferase: protein MTDNTAEIKVRNEFNQWAAAGRGEEMEDHHLPITEPVLQLMDLKPDDRLLDVGCGSGWLCRRIARLVPEGQVVGIDISPEMVRRALATIGGYANLNFMEGTADRVPCESESFSKIISVESAYYWPDPAACLRDMFRVLAKGGNAWILINYYLENQYAHQWGPIVNIPTHLLSADQWMALYCDAGFVDVQFRQIPDPTPVADTYTGRWFRDAEQMRKFHQVGALLVYGTKPKTPIAGRS from the coding sequence ATGACGGATAACACAGCCGAAATTAAAGTTCGCAACGAATTTAACCAGTGGGCAGCAGCCGGCCGCGGTGAGGAGATGGAGGACCATCACCTTCCCATCACTGAGCCTGTGCTGCAGTTGATGGACCTGAAGCCGGATGACCGTTTATTGGATGTTGGCTGCGGCAGCGGATGGCTCTGCCGCCGGATTGCTCGGCTGGTTCCAGAAGGCCAGGTTGTGGGCATTGATATTTCTCCAGAGATGGTCCGGCGCGCCCTTGCCACCATTGGCGGATACGCCAATCTCAATTTCATGGAAGGTACTGCCGATAGAGTCCCGTGTGAAAGCGAATCCTTCAGTAAGATCATTTCGGTTGAGTCTGCATATTACTGGCCGGATCCTGCAGCATGCTTGAGGGACATGTTTCGGGTCCTTGCCAAAGGCGGTAACGCTTGGATTCTCATCAATTATTACCTCGAGAATCAGTACGCGCACCAGTGGGGCCCGATCGTCAACATCCCCACGCACCTGCTTTCAGCCGACCAATGGATGGCCCTCTACTGCGACGCGGGATTTGTAGATGTTCAGTTTCGGCAGATTCCTGATCCAACACCTGTTGCTGACACCTATACGGGCCGATGGTTTCGAGACGCCGAGCAGATGAGGAAGTTCCATCAGGTCGGAGCTCTTCTGGTCTATGGAACGAAGCCGAAAACGCCAATTGCCGGGAGGTCGTAA